tcaCTGTGCTGTGCTGCAATTTTGCATTTTTCACAGATGCTGGCAAACCTGATGACCTTGTGGACGATGTAGCCAGCAAGATGGAAGAGAATGCATTTCTCGCTCTTTGTGAGATCAGGTGCAGCTCTGTTGACCGCCATTAGCTGTTCCACTCTGACTGATGGTATGACATTTTGCTCCACCGTGTCCAAGAAGTCTGCCAAAAAGCTACTGTTGTCTTCCAGGTAGCTCCCAGACCTGATGGCTGTGAGGAACTGTCCCACAGATATGATTCTCAGTGCATGATGGAATTCCACTGGAGTTGggacacctggcacagtagccaaaaacctaggcgtcatactcgactccgacctatcatttgataaatacatagataatactactaggatagcatttctacatctccgcaacattgccaaattaagaaatgcattatcacaggatgatgccgaaaaattggtgcacgcctttgttagctctagattagactactgcaattcactactgtcaggatgttcaaataggaatctaaataaacttcaaatagttcaaaatgccgcagccagagttctgaccagaactagaaaatttcagcatattagaccagtcctatcagccctgcattggctcccagttaaatttcgtattgattttaaaattctattattaacatataaagcactacacgggcttgctcctgaatacctccaggaacttatttcctactatgaacccccacgtcaactaagatcacagggtgctggtcttttattagttccacaaattaataaggtaacagcagggggaagagccttttcttataaggccccccagctttggaacaaccttccaaaatgcgtacgggggactgacacagtcacaatcttttaagtctaggttgaaaacccacctatttggtttagtgtttgataattaacatccccccccctagataaaggtacagatccaggggttcatagacgaagggttttatggttgactggggtgctggtgctgtcgtcccgtcactgctcgtggtcactcaagttcgTTGAccgtgcagtggatggatgccattgtcttagaatgcccccaagcctatgttaccttctggttctgcctttttagctaggctgtaatagtttaacttaatgccggagttgctgccacactccagaaatgtgtttaatttcatctgtcctgtatatgtcctcatacagagctaattttccctgttttattttctccacatggctgcccgcctgaaaggaagttcaatttgagcgcataaacacagagacagaactgcgatttgaggattattgtgaCCTTATAGCGAGCAAATTTAGGCTAATGTgagagcacattgctgtttaatgctttgattgttttataattgttatatattacgttcatttatatattttgagggacaagaaggggtgagaaattcagatcAGATTAAATTTCATTATTCACTAAATTTCATGTTCActaacattaacatatctttaaatcatggtgatttctgtaatcccatggtattggggacctaagtaatctaaatgactaatgtacattttctgacttTCAGATACGACAGAAGGAAATTgtttgacttcattgtgcagaaatctgctttaaaagggtacattaaaacacattacatttacatccagacagtatatgacatattaaaatacattgataaattatatatagcttgtctttttaatacacacttatttacagcaatgacttcatcaataaatctctaataatctcaaatatgaatatcatgtcaagcagtttttctgtgtcctttcctccATGTTGTTAGTGTAGTGTCCACCGTGGTTTGCTGTGCTGCATGCGCCAATGGATCCgagaaaggagcaaaaatgtatggtttctccactgatactgagaggagaaaaaaatggttggCTCAACTcagcaggagcaatcttaccctcactaaagattacaatagcaaaaaaaaaaaaatatgtgaggtaatcatcaaacactgcatttgcacttttcacaataaacacactattggaaagcttattgcatgatttattaaaatacagaacagtgaacaaaaaaaatcaaagactccagacagactcgggtgcaggtTGAGGGTGCTATCtggttgcaggctccattgaatcccctatggttctttggcttaaagagagagaggagaaaaagacaggagaaaatgattattatgagtattgatgtgatatgaatttgaacttgttgcacacccttggttgttttttatatatgtaatgagtgtatacgtatccagtaagtgttctctaatactgtgtattcacccactatgggatatgtatatgggtagacaaaactgagttgtcatgtgtgaggagtaaactcacatcactctgcaggcacattttgaggcagagcagttcatcagaaccaaacagggcaagactaggctgagagcagatgctgttcccaccatttttttgcatcgccccgcactcagaaagaggaagccccctgcactacgatgcaccactggacctgtaaagacagggcccacagatgctgatcacagctatagtgttagaggtgacacaggtataataagtatgaactcctaataattatattatttctttaagtgatagaatatttaatacGTAATCAGACTAAATAGTATATatcttttatatccagcagtttcaaaaactgaggaaataagGGATGAGGATACAGAGCGAAGGGAAAGTGAGATTGAACAAAGAGAGAACATGGctagtgaggagagacagggagagctaATACAACCCAGTGAGCCAGCAGCCAGTCAGCATAACCATCAGCCAGAAGCCAGCCAACCAGAGTTATTGAAAAAATTAAAGAGACAAGAAAGAATCATCAGGAAAACAAAGGCAGCACTACAAAAAATAAGGAAGGAAAATGCCACTCTCAAGAAGACACTGAAAGTTAGGGACACAAGATTTAAGAAaacgttttcaaaagatcaaatGAAAGCATTAGGCAGACTAACCACAAAAGGGATGAAATGGAGCAATGAGACAATTAAGAAGGCGTTGAAAATTGGCTTTACTGCTGGTGGGACAGGTTACAAGACCCTGCAGGAACTGCAAATTTCCCTGCAAGGAATAAGAACCCTACAGAGAAGGATGCAATGCGTTAGATTTGAGCCTGGAGTGCTGACAGAGGTGTTTGATTTCCTTAAACTGAAGGTAGATGGGTTGACAGAGATTGAACGGGAATGTGTGTTGACCTTGGATGAAATGGCAATCACACCAAGTGTGGAGTTGCATATGCTTACCGGCAAACTCTATGGTGATGTGACTTTGCCAGGTCACACAGGAGTAGCAACACATGCTTGTGTCTTTATGCTGGCTGGAAGCACAACACGGTGGAAGCAAGTAGTGGCATATACTTTCACTGGCAATACTACCAACGGAGCACAGTACAGGCCAATAATTATTGAATTAATACAAAGGGCAGCATCCATAGGGCTACATGTGCTCAACGTCACCACTGACATGGGTAGCCCTAAGCAGGCTATGTGGAGATCCTTTGGGGTCAACCTCAATAAAACATCTGTGCCACATCCATAAACACCAGACAGACAACTTTATTTCATGCCTGATGTCCCACATATGGTAAAGAGCTTAAAAAGTGCCCTTGTCCGTGGACATGTGTTCAACATTCCTGAGGACATTGTAAACAAAGAGAACCTCCTCTCTAATGAGGTTTCAGTGGTCCTATTAAAGACCTAGTGGCCTTTCAGGAAGGGATGGCATTAAAAAATAGCTCCCCATCCGTCAGCTGCAGCCATCGAGCAAAGTCACTTTGACAAGATGAAGGTTGGTCCTGCTCTAAATGTATTCAGTAAGGCAACAAGTGCTGGGCTGAAATACATGGTGCAGCAAGAAAAACGCCCTCTGTCCTACACAACTACAGCGTGGCTACTGGAGCAAGTTGATGATTGGTTCGATCTAATGTCATCTCGTCATCCATTTACGTCCCTGAGCAGACTGAAGATGGAGGAGTAGCAAAAGGCCATCACCTTCCTTCAGGACATTGTCCATCTGTTCCGTGGGATGAAGATTGGTCAGAAGGGACACTGGAAGCCTGTTCAGACTGGGGTGATAATGGCAacaaagggcagtcatggcctggcggttagggaactggtcttgtgaccggagggtcgtgggttcgattcccagacctgaggccatgactgaggtgcccttgagcaaggcacctaacctcaactgctccccgggcaccgggctagggctgcccaccgctctgggcacgtgtgatccacagccccctagtaatcactagtgtgtgtgtgtgtgcgtgtgcgtgtgtgtgtgtgtgtgtgtgtgtgtgttctgactgcacagatgggttaaaagcggaggacaaatttcaattggggtgtaaaaatcacaattggcaaaatatggcacatttcatttcaacaACATCAATTTTAGCCATACAAGAGGAGTTGCTGACTAGAGGACACAGGTTTGTGTTAACATTAAGATTCACACAAGACTGCCTTGAAAATACCTTCAGCTGTGTGAGGTCTAAAAATCCTGTCCCAACTCCAGTGGAATTCCATCATGCACTGAGGATCATATCTGTGGGACAGTTCCTCACAGCCATCAGGTCTGGCAGCTACCTGGAAGACAACAGTAGCTTTTTGGCAGACTTCTTGGACACGGTGGAGCAAAATGTCATACAATCAGTCAGAGTGGAACAGCTAATGGCGGTCAACACAGCTGCACCTGACCTCACAAAGAGCGAGAAATGCATTCTCTTCCATCTTGCTGGCTACATCGTCCACAAGGTCATCAGGTTTGCCAGCATCTGTGAAAAATGCAAAATTGCAGCACAGCACAGTGATGACAGTCCTGCTGGAGAAAACAGCATCTTATTGAACTTAAAAAGAGTTCAAGGCAGGTGCTCTTTGTCATCCTTCCCAAGACGCATATGATTTCATTCAGCAAATTGAGGAACTATTTAGGACCAAGACTGGTTCCTCCCTCATGGAACTCCCCAATGCAGTGAGTGTCTTGGAGAAACAAGCTCAGGCACTTTGCAGTAAGCTTCCAGCTTGCTGTGGAGTACAAGACAAAATCATGAAAAGATTCATACGGCTAAGGTTGAGAATTGAGGCAGcaacaataccaaatgacagaaagaagaaacagtTAAAAGATGGTCATTTTGGAAGCAAGAGCCAATCCAGAAAGTTGAAAAACAACTCCAGTAGCCAAGCTTCAAAATCCGGTAACCCCTAAACAGCTCCAAATGTGCCATCAAGCCCATTAGTCACTCCAACAGCAACATTTGGACTAATCATTGCTCCTACAAGTGCTCCAGCCCCCCAGCCAACATCACTACTCCTACACTCCTACAGCCAACATACGGCAGTGTAATAAACATGGATTTCTTATTGCTATTTGAAACTTACCTTGTTGTGTTTTCAATCTCATTGTGCTGCCCTCACTCTGAGTTATCTAATTTCACCAGCTAGACAGCGAGTTAACGACGCTTCAAATAATCAAGCTTTGTTTCTTTGTGTTGATTTATTTGTAGAATGGCCTCTAACCATTGCCCTCTTTAGGCCGTCGTAAAACTAAGAAATAAAATGTACAAGCATAGCATTAGCTAACATCGCAAACTGTCGTGTTACATGTTAACTATACACCACACAATAACAAATC
This sequence is a window from Brachyhypopomus gauderio isolate BG-103 chromosome 16, BGAUD_0.2, whole genome shotgun sequence. Protein-coding genes within it:
- the LOC143477808 gene encoding uncharacterized protein LOC143477808, encoding MEENAFLALCEVAARPDGCEELSHRYDPQCMMEFHWSWDRIFRPHTAEGPVVHRSAGGFLFLSAGRCKKMVGTASALSLVLPCLVLMNCSASKCACRVIQRTIGDSMEPATR